Proteins co-encoded in one Synechococcus elongatus PCC 6301 genomic window:
- a CDS encoding transglutaminase family protein has protein sequence MGSAAKHWTAIAALGDRVEAALQASGVELWMGGEPTFVAANQLEDLQWRTAALGAEKYQLGLSLLDRLVTAFQLPQPLLLEGTGKWYPGELAPRWALGAYWRRDGQPLWRGEPLTVSTATTAAIATDAAQQFVQTLQQVLQLPVVEPWIVPAESAVVLPLLPIRRADQPAWATCAWIAPESANLVPLEGETPLGLRLPLQQLGDIDLPYEPDDSTDLDSWQPGPAILAPPNSLKLALVVRQVEQQLRVFLPPLISVPAHLQLVQAIAKTSDILQQPIRLEGYPPSRHPELLGLQVTPDPGVLEVNIHPVGDWRSLVAQTQCLYQEAQSLGLTAQRFQFNGLLTDTGGGAHITLGGRSPQTSPLLRRPDLLQSLISYWQHHPSLSYGFAGWFIGPTCQAPRVDEGRPEILYELELAFEQLRADLNPAAIDALLGHLLADVSGNTHRAEFCLDKLWPSRIPTQQWGVLELRAFAMPPDAAERLLQLLLVRALVAWFWRSPFQAPLRRWGTELHDRFLSPAAIQADFQSVLADLNRAGFVFNPAWFASHFADRFPTLGCCSIASDWSLELRHSLEPWPVLAEDVNQGGTSRGVDASLERLQIRVQGPADRLRSLRIICNGWQIAWQPAGLDQAIAIVRFQARQRPGTLPLATIAPQIPLEIQLFEGQQGLGGCCYWPEAPDGGFYEQLPTSTAEAAQRCRDRFQPMAAIAWQRWPILPSSKEFPETADLRRSRG, from the coding sequence ATGGGGTCAGCGGCAAAACATTGGACAGCGATCGCAGCGCTGGGCGATCGGGTAGAAGCGGCCCTACAAGCAAGCGGTGTAGAGCTGTGGATGGGGGGTGAACCGACGTTTGTCGCCGCCAACCAGCTTGAGGATCTGCAATGGCGAACGGCGGCCCTCGGGGCTGAGAAATATCAGCTGGGACTAAGCCTGCTCGATCGCTTGGTCACCGCTTTTCAACTGCCCCAGCCGCTCCTGCTGGAGGGAACCGGCAAGTGGTACCCGGGTGAACTGGCACCGCGCTGGGCTTTAGGTGCCTACTGGCGGCGAGATGGACAACCACTTTGGCGTGGCGAACCGCTGACTGTTTCTACCGCAACGACAGCTGCGATTGCGACTGATGCCGCCCAACAATTCGTCCAAACGCTGCAGCAAGTCCTGCAATTACCGGTTGTGGAGCCTTGGATTGTTCCAGCCGAAAGCGCGGTGGTTTTGCCACTGCTCCCGATTCGTAGGGCAGATCAACCGGCTTGGGCAACCTGTGCTTGGATCGCGCCCGAGTCTGCAAACTTAGTGCCCCTAGAAGGCGAGACACCCCTAGGTTTGCGTCTCCCTCTGCAGCAGTTGGGCGATATCGACCTACCCTACGAGCCCGATGACAGCACCGATTTAGACTCATGGCAGCCTGGACCTGCGATCCTCGCGCCGCCGAACAGCCTCAAGCTTGCCTTGGTGGTGCGACAAGTTGAGCAGCAGTTGCGCGTCTTTTTGCCACCCTTGATTTCTGTCCCGGCTCATCTCCAGCTCGTGCAGGCGATCGCCAAAACCAGTGACATCCTGCAGCAGCCGATTCGCCTAGAGGGCTATCCACCGTCCCGTCATCCTGAATTGCTGGGTCTGCAAGTGACGCCGGATCCGGGGGTACTAGAGGTCAACATTCATCCGGTTGGCGATTGGCGATCGCTGGTTGCCCAAACCCAGTGTCTCTATCAAGAGGCGCAGTCCCTAGGGTTGACCGCACAGCGCTTTCAGTTCAATGGGCTTCTGACGGATACGGGTGGTGGGGCTCACATTACCCTGGGCGGGCGGTCGCCCCAGACCAGTCCACTCTTGCGACGACCGGATTTACTACAGAGCCTGATCAGCTACTGGCAGCATCACCCCAGCCTGTCCTACGGCTTTGCCGGCTGGTTCATTGGCCCAACCTGCCAAGCCCCTCGCGTCGATGAAGGACGGCCGGAAATTCTCTACGAGCTGGAGCTGGCCTTTGAGCAGCTACGAGCGGATCTCAATCCGGCAGCGATCGATGCTCTCTTAGGGCATTTGCTCGCTGATGTCAGTGGTAACACCCACCGCGCTGAATTTTGCCTCGATAAACTCTGGCCGAGTCGCATTCCCACTCAGCAGTGGGGCGTGTTGGAACTGCGGGCATTTGCCATGCCCCCCGATGCGGCAGAACGATTGCTGCAACTGCTATTGGTGCGTGCTTTGGTCGCTTGGTTCTGGCGATCGCCTTTTCAGGCACCCCTGCGCCGCTGGGGAACTGAGCTGCACGATCGCTTCCTCAGCCCAGCCGCCATTCAAGCTGATTTTCAGAGTGTATTGGCTGACCTTAATCGCGCCGGATTTGTCTTTAATCCCGCTTGGTTTGCCAGTCACTTTGCCGATCGCTTTCCGACGCTTGGATGCTGTTCCATCGCCTCCGATTGGTCGCTGGAACTCCGGCACAGCCTGGAACCCTGGCCGGTTCTAGCGGAGGACGTCAATCAGGGCGGCACCAGTCGCGGCGTCGATGCCTCCTTGGAACGTCTGCAAATTCGGGTGCAAGGCCCAGCCGATCGCCTACGATCGCTGCGGATCATCTGTAATGGGTGGCAGATTGCTTGGCAACCCGCCGGCCTGGATCAAGCGATCGCGATCGTCCGCTTCCAAGCACGCCAACGGCCGGGCACTTTACCCCTAGCCACGATCGCACCACAAATTCCCTTAGAAATTCAGTTGTTTGAAGGGCAACAAGGACTCGGGGGCTGTTGCTATTGGCCTGAAGCCCCCGATGGTGGTTTTTATGAACAGCTACCAACTTCTACAGCCGAAGCAGCCCAACGCTGTCGCGATCGCTTTCAACCGATGGCCGCGATCGCTTGGCAACGCTGGCCGATCCTCCCCAGCTCCAAAGAGTTTCCCGAGACAGCAGATTTACGGCGATCGCGAGGGTAA
- a CDS encoding c-type cytochrome — protein MILLRHVLQTTDSLSPAIASAVEQSLSKSIESRAAQTLGWLLATAVMVAIGLVVTLIRPADPYVSTVLNLPGNAERGQAIFQINCAGCHGPEGRGLVGPDLANVSNRKSRKDLIRQVTTGETPPMPKFQPSPETMADLLRYLETL, from the coding sequence ATGATCCTTCTGAGACACGTCCTGCAAACGACTGACAGTCTCAGTCCCGCGATCGCGAGCGCTGTGGAACAATCTCTTTCCAAATCGATTGAATCTCGCGCCGCTCAGACCTTGGGCTGGCTCCTGGCAACTGCTGTCATGGTTGCGATCGGCCTAGTGGTCACGCTTATTCGTCCTGCCGATCCCTACGTCAGCACGGTGCTAAACCTGCCGGGCAATGCTGAGCGCGGCCAGGCAATCTTTCAAATCAACTGTGCCGGCTGCCATGGGCCTGAAGGACGGGGTTTGGTTGGACCGGACCTGGCTAATGTCTCCAATCGCAAGTCCCGCAAAGATTTGATCCGGCAGGTAACGACTGGCGAAACGCCTCCCATGCCTAAGTTTCAGCCCAGTCCAGAAACCATGGCCGACCTCTTGCGCTACCTTGAAACCCTGTAG
- the rsmD gene encoding 16S rRNA (guanine(966)-N(2))-methyltransferase RsmD: MSIRLSGRRSLQTPAGLGTRPTPSRVRNAIFNVWQFAVPDCRWLDLCAGSGAMGGEALLRGASVVWGIEQSAQACRAIAQNWQKLQAPDQEVRLLKGEICRLLASLDAPAFDLIYFDPPYDGDLYEPVLALLAERSLLHEQGEIAVEHRPDRAIALPPNFELKQCRRYGSTAVSLITWAVPQKD; this comes from the coding sequence ATGAGCATCCGTCTTTCGGGCCGGCGATCGCTGCAAACCCCTGCAGGTTTGGGAACCCGACCGACCCCTTCCCGGGTACGCAACGCTATCTTCAACGTCTGGCAATTTGCAGTTCCTGACTGCCGTTGGCTCGATCTCTGTGCCGGCAGCGGCGCTATGGGTGGCGAGGCACTCCTCCGAGGGGCCAGCGTGGTGTGGGGCATTGAGCAGTCTGCCCAGGCCTGTCGGGCGATCGCCCAGAACTGGCAGAAATTACAGGCGCCTGATCAAGAAGTACGGCTGTTAAAAGGGGAGATCTGTCGCCTGCTGGCTAGTCTGGATGCCCCAGCCTTTGACTTGATTTACTTCGACCCGCCCTACGACGGTGATCTGTACGAACCCGTCCTGGCTCTCTTAGCGGAGCGATCGCTCTTGCACGAGCAGGGAGAGATTGCTGTTGAGCATCGTCCCGATCGGGCGATCGCCCTTCCTCCCAATTTTGAACTCAAGCAATGCCGTCGCTACGGCAGTACGGCAGTCAGCCTGATCACTTGGGCTGTTCCCCAGAAGGACTAA
- the hisH gene encoding imidazole glycerol phosphate synthase subunit HisH: MASTPQIAVVDYDMGNLHSACKGLEAAGANPIVTADPATILAADGVLLPGVGAFDPAMDHLRDRQLIEPLHQAATSGKPFLGICLGLQLLFEASEEGQSAGLGILPGRVQRFRSEPGLVIPHMGWNQLQLQQPDCPLWQNLGADPWFYFVHTYYVVPSEPTLTAATVQHGSQPVTAAIARDRLWAVQFHPEKSAKAGLQLLANFVTQVAAAQLQTVA, translated from the coding sequence ATGGCCTCCACCCCTCAAATTGCCGTGGTTGACTATGACATGGGCAACCTGCACTCCGCCTGCAAGGGCCTAGAAGCTGCTGGGGCCAATCCGATCGTGACGGCTGATCCGGCCACAATTCTGGCGGCGGATGGTGTCTTACTGCCAGGGGTTGGCGCTTTTGATCCAGCCATGGACCACCTGCGCGATCGCCAGTTGATTGAACCGCTGCACCAGGCTGCAACCAGTGGCAAGCCTTTTTTGGGAATCTGTTTGGGTCTGCAACTGTTGTTTGAAGCCAGTGAAGAAGGACAGTCGGCCGGACTAGGGATCTTGCCCGGTCGGGTTCAACGCTTTCGCAGTGAGCCTGGGCTAGTCATTCCTCATATGGGCTGGAATCAACTCCAACTGCAGCAGCCCGATTGCCCCCTGTGGCAAAATCTTGGCGCTGATCCTTGGTTCTACTTCGTCCATACCTACTACGTAGTCCCGAGTGAACCGACCCTGACAGCCGCGACAGTTCAGCATGGTTCACAACCAGTCACCGCCGCGATCGCCCGCGATCGCCTCTGGGCTGTGCAATTCCACCCCGAAAAATCAGCGAAGGCTGGCTTGCAACTGCTGGCTAATTTTGTCACCCAAGTTGCAGCGGCTCAGCTTCAAACAGTGGCATGA
- a CDS encoding DUF3370 domain-containing protein, whose translation MLLPFLPVPPAFVLPASIEGLTERYSSQVPAPGSAAEPLPGFTPNPLTSPPRPRSLRPLRPTLSPSLPPALEPEISQSQDIRPLPGRLDSIPVFNSNNPEIVSGEGILLSTLPPEGMANASAHLGYAFEGRFDIFTHHISRAATPEQVRTMFQGVVLYNPSDRPVTVQVLNGATYLTRPDALFLPLNSYLEDARGSVFSGPGSRVVNDVLRGNRQGVLPESIVIPPRSPQLLVNLPIPVGPLTPSSNTRSLLMRLQSDGKVYVANVALYAPRDEQGNERAPSLENFWSTLQTGSLVKPNDAIPTPPRSVFFVSRLIYGRVAGVTEGSVWRSTVTDPGSDKLTIAAPGQAIAYPISTLPRGTLGTSQVQSAPMLARYPFSAYLSHGNYGVEYDLTFPLFNGSDRSKAVAVVFHTPVKTDEGSELRFLREPPDRVFYRGTLRLQFENDRGREETRFVHVVQKRGQLGEPLIILNLKPGELRKVRASLIYPADATPPQVFSIYTLDPVSAGQLQPVLQDLRLRF comes from the coding sequence ATGCTGCTGCCGTTTCTCCCTGTGCCACCGGCGTTCGTCCTTCCCGCTTCAATCGAAGGGCTGACAGAACGCTATTCCAGTCAAGTGCCTGCACCAGGGTCGGCAGCAGAACCGCTGCCCGGCTTCACGCCCAACCCACTGACATCCCCCCCGCGGCCGCGATCGCTCCGACCGTTACGCCCCACTCTCAGCCCTAGCTTGCCGCCGGCGCTGGAGCCGGAAATCAGCCAGTCTCAAGATATTCGCCCCCTACCGGGCCGCCTTGATTCGATTCCTGTTTTTAACAGCAATAATCCCGAAATTGTCTCAGGCGAAGGTATTTTGCTGTCGACCCTGCCGCCCGAGGGGATGGCCAATGCAAGCGCCCACTTAGGCTATGCCTTCGAGGGTCGTTTTGATATTTTCACACACCACATTTCCCGAGCGGCAACCCCCGAACAGGTGCGGACCATGTTTCAGGGTGTGGTGCTCTATAACCCCAGCGATCGCCCAGTGACGGTGCAGGTGCTGAATGGTGCCACCTACCTCACCCGCCCCGACGCCCTGTTTCTGCCCCTCAATTCCTACTTAGAAGACGCTCGCGGCAGTGTGTTTTCGGGGCCGGGTAGTCGCGTCGTTAATGATGTGCTGCGGGGCAATCGCCAAGGCGTGTTGCCAGAGTCGATCGTCATTCCCCCGCGATCGCCCCAACTGCTGGTCAATCTGCCGATTCCGGTTGGGCCGCTGACCCCTTCATCCAATACGCGATCGCTCCTGATGCGCTTACAGAGTGATGGCAAGGTCTATGTCGCCAATGTGGCGTTATACGCGCCCCGCGATGAGCAAGGCAATGAGCGTGCGCCTAGTTTGGAAAATTTCTGGTCGACGCTACAGACTGGCTCGTTGGTCAAACCCAATGATGCTATCCCGACACCGCCGCGATCGGTGTTCTTTGTCAGTCGCCTGATCTACGGGCGGGTGGCGGGGGTCACCGAGGGTTCGGTATGGCGCTCGACCGTTACAGATCCTGGCAGCGATAAGCTCACGATTGCAGCCCCCGGCCAAGCGATCGCCTATCCGATCAGCACCCTACCCCGAGGCACGCTAGGCACTTCCCAAGTGCAAAGTGCACCGATGCTGGCTCGCTATCCCTTCTCAGCCTATCTGTCCCACGGCAACTACGGCGTTGAGTATGACCTGACCTTCCCGCTGTTCAACGGCAGCGATCGCAGTAAAGCCGTCGCAGTGGTTTTTCATACGCCGGTCAAAACTGATGAGGGCAGCGAGCTGCGCTTCCTGCGAGAACCACCCGATCGCGTTTTTTATCGCGGCACCCTGCGCCTGCAGTTCGAGAATGATCGCGGTCGTGAAGAGACACGCTTCGTCCATGTCGTGCAAAAGCGGGGGCAGCTTGGTGAACCGCTAATTATTTTGAATTTAAAACCGGGGGAGCTGCGCAAGGTGCGAGCTAGCCTGATTTACCCCGCAGATGCAACGCCGCCCCAGGTCTTTTCGATCTACACCCTTGATCCAGTCTCTGCTGGTCAACTGCAACCAGTCCTGCAGGATCTGCGCCTGCGGTTTTAA
- a CDS encoding HIT family protein: MSNGLAAFGGRAALELLAENDWAVAFRDRYPVSPGHSLVVPKRAVGSLFELPTAEFQASWELVAIVRSLLQQQYQPAGFNVGLNDGLAAGQTIDQAHIHLIPRYSGDRPDPRGGIRWVLPEHAAYWSSQSAIGLGLSDKEIG, from the coding sequence ATGAGTAATGGACTGGCTGCCTTCGGCGGACGGGCCGCCTTAGAGCTACTCGCCGAAAATGACTGGGCGGTCGCCTTCCGCGATCGCTATCCCGTCTCGCCAGGTCATAGTCTGGTGGTTCCGAAACGAGCCGTTGGATCGCTGTTTGAGTTACCCACTGCGGAATTTCAGGCTAGTTGGGAACTCGTTGCGATCGTGCGATCGCTACTCCAACAGCAATATCAACCCGCTGGTTTCAATGTGGGCCTCAATGACGGTCTGGCTGCTGGTCAAACGATCGACCAAGCCCACATCCACCTGATTCCCCGTTACAGCGGCGATCGCCCCGATCCTCGTGGGGGCATTCGCTGGGTCTTGCCCGAACACGCCGCCTACTGGTCATCGCAGTCTGCAATTGGGTTAGGACTATCTGATAAAGAAATTGGTTGA
- a CDS encoding UDP-N-acetylmuramoyl-L-alanyl-D-glutamate--2,6-diaminopimelate ligase: MRRESMNLRSLLASTPTQVLQPQHAALDLAITGLQTDSRRCQPGDLFLGMPGTQVDGGQFWPEAIAAGAVAVIVTPTALAQRPLSANPEACLILSDQMPVTAGAIAAAFYNQPAQTLKLIGVTGTNGKTTTTHLVEHFLNAADTKTALLGTLYNRWPGYSEVAQHTTPFATDLQAQLATAVDAGCQAAVMEVSSHALDQGRVNGCGFDVAVFTNLTQDHLDYHGTMEAYFAAKARLFAPPYLRGKAVINADDAYGQRLITMTPPGQCLTYSVVGTADFCTTDLQYGPTGVEGTIKTPDGAFPFRSPLVGQFNLANLLGAIAAGWTLGLPIETMLAVVPDFVGVPGRMERVVGQDSDPTVIVDYAHTPDSLENLLKAARPFIQGELICVFGCGGDRDRTKRPLMGEIAARLADRVIITSDNPRTEDPRQILADIVAGIPAASPVVVEADRAAAIRQAILSAQPGDGVLLAGKGHEDYQILGTTKIHFDDREQARLALAERQSA, encoded by the coding sequence ATGCGGAGGGAATCCATGAACCTGCGATCGCTGCTCGCTTCAACCCCGACCCAGGTCCTCCAACCGCAACATGCCGCCTTAGATTTAGCCATTACCGGCCTCCAAACTGACTCCCGTCGCTGTCAACCCGGCGATCTGTTTCTGGGAATGCCGGGCACCCAAGTCGATGGCGGTCAATTTTGGCCCGAAGCAATCGCGGCGGGGGCAGTGGCTGTGATCGTGACACCTACGGCGCTAGCCCAACGGCCACTCTCGGCCAACCCAGAGGCCTGCCTAATCTTGAGCGATCAAATGCCGGTGACGGCTGGGGCGATCGCGGCAGCCTTCTACAACCAACCGGCGCAGACCCTCAAGTTAATCGGAGTGACCGGCACGAATGGCAAAACGACAACCACCCATCTAGTTGAGCATTTTCTCAACGCTGCCGACACGAAAACCGCCCTCCTAGGCACGCTTTATAACCGCTGGCCCGGCTATTCCGAAGTGGCGCAACATACAACGCCTTTTGCCACGGATTTGCAGGCTCAACTGGCGACGGCAGTAGACGCAGGTTGCCAAGCTGCTGTCATGGAAGTTAGTTCCCACGCACTCGATCAAGGTCGGGTCAACGGTTGCGGCTTTGATGTTGCCGTCTTCACGAACCTGACCCAAGATCACTTGGATTATCACGGGACGATGGAGGCCTACTTTGCGGCCAAAGCCAGATTGTTTGCGCCGCCCTATCTGCGCGGCAAAGCAGTGATCAACGCCGACGATGCCTACGGTCAGCGCTTGATTACGATGACACCACCCGGGCAATGTCTGACTTACAGCGTTGTGGGAACAGCGGACTTTTGCACGACTGATTTGCAGTACGGGCCTACCGGAGTTGAAGGCACGATTAAGACGCCAGATGGTGCTTTTCCCTTCCGATCGCCTCTGGTCGGTCAGTTCAATCTCGCGAACCTGTTAGGGGCGATCGCTGCGGGTTGGACCTTGGGCCTGCCGATCGAGACAATGCTGGCCGTCGTCCCTGACTTTGTTGGCGTACCCGGTCGGATGGAACGGGTCGTGGGTCAAGACAGCGATCCGACGGTGATCGTCGACTATGCCCACACGCCCGACAGTCTCGAAAATCTCCTAAAAGCGGCTCGTCCATTCATTCAAGGTGAGCTGATCTGTGTGTTTGGCTGTGGCGGCGATCGCGATCGCACCAAACGTCCTCTGATGGGAGAAATTGCGGCACGACTGGCCGATCGCGTCATTATTACTTCCGACAACCCGCGCACCGAAGATCCGCGCCAGATTTTGGCGGATATTGTGGCGGGCATTCCGGCTGCCAGTCCGGTGGTGGTTGAAGCCGATCGCGCAGCAGCGATTCGTCAGGCGATTCTCTCAGCTCAGCCCGGTGATGGGGTGCTCTTGGCGGGCAAAGGCCACGAAGACTATCAGATTCTTGGCACGACCAAAATTCACTTCGACGATCGCGAGCAGGCGCGGTTGGCCTTGGCCGAGCGTCAGTCTGCATGA
- a CDS encoding glutaredoxin family protein: MRLVLYSKEGCHLCEGLAEKLQQVRSLPIELEIRDISLNPQWFAAYQFEVPVLCRLDGDGRETPLPRLAPRASLSQVESLLERFNDRA; encoded by the coding sequence ATGCGATTAGTGCTCTACAGCAAAGAAGGCTGTCATCTCTGTGAGGGGCTGGCGGAAAAGCTCCAGCAGGTGCGATCGCTACCGATCGAGTTGGAAATCCGCGATATCAGCTTGAATCCCCAATGGTTTGCCGCCTATCAATTTGAGGTGCCGGTGCTTTGTCGGCTCGATGGTGATGGCCGAGAAACGCCCTTGCCGCGCTTAGCCCCCCGCGCCAGCCTTAGCCAAGTTGAAAGCTTGCTAGAACGCTTCAACGATCGCGCCTGA
- the yidD gene encoding membrane protein insertion efficiency factor YidD — protein MKLLLLALIQFYRRWISPLTPASCRFYPTCSQYGLEAIDRFGPLKGSWLTLCRILRCHPFHPGGYDPVPPLPSCSCGKSPCD, from the coding sequence ATGAAATTGCTGCTCCTGGCCCTGATCCAGTTCTATCGACGCTGGATTTCGCCGCTGACTCCCGCCAGTTGTCGCTTCTATCCCACCTGCTCCCAGTACGGTCTAGAGGCGATTGATCGCTTTGGCCCCCTCAAGGGGAGTTGGCTGACACTTTGCCGCATCTTGCGCTGCCATCCCTTTCATCCCGGCGGCTATGACCCGGTTCCGCCGCTGCCCTCCTGTTCCTGCGGAAAGTCCCCATGCGATTAG